Proteins encoded in a region of the Pseudomonas sp. GOM7 genome:
- a CDS encoding DUF1329 domain-containing protein has protein sequence MLIKHRLMALAVALAFSAGSAVAAVSSQEAAKLGTTLTPFGAEKAGNAAGTIPAWTGGITQAPAGYTRSGQHHVDPFPEDKPLFTITAANLSQYEANLTPGQIALFKAYPDTYQMPVYQTRRSGSAPQWVYDNTVKNATTAKLVGGGNGFVDAYGGIPFPIPQSGVEALWNHIARYRGTYIVRRASEVAVQRNGAYSLVTSQQEALFKYYLKNGSFADLNNIMFYYLSFTTSPARLAGGAVLVHETLDQVKEPRQAWGYNAGQRRVRRAPNLAYDTPIAAADGLRTADDTDMFNGAPDRYDWKLVGKKEIYIPYNNYKVTSPDVKYADLLKVGHINPAYTRNELHRVWVVEGTLKSGARHIYSKRTLFLDEDSWQAAVVDQYDGRGDLWRVSIAYLKNYYDLPTTWTALDVFHDLQARRYHVQNLDNEESNTIDFSQPIPDDGYFKPAALRRRGTR, from the coding sequence ATGCTGATCAAGCACAGGCTCATGGCGCTCGCCGTTGCCCTGGCGTTTTCCGCCGGTAGCGCAGTGGCAGCCGTTTCCTCGCAGGAAGCCGCGAAACTCGGCACCACCCTGACCCCATTCGGCGCCGAGAAGGCCGGTAACGCGGCCGGCACCATCCCGGCCTGGACCGGTGGCATCACCCAGGCGCCGGCCGGTTACACCCGTTCCGGCCAGCACCATGTCGATCCGTTCCCGGAAGACAAGCCGCTGTTCACCATCACCGCCGCCAACCTGAGCCAGTACGAAGCCAACCTGACCCCGGGTCAGATTGCCCTGTTCAAGGCCTACCCGGACACCTACCAGATGCCGGTGTATCAGACCCGTCGCTCCGGTTCGGCGCCGCAGTGGGTCTATGACAACACCGTCAAGAACGCCACCACCGCCAAGCTGGTAGGCGGCGGCAACGGTTTCGTCGATGCCTATGGCGGCATTCCCTTCCCGATTCCGCAGAGCGGTGTCGAGGCGCTGTGGAACCACATCGCCCGTTACCGCGGTACCTACATCGTACGCCGCGCCTCGGAAGTGGCCGTACAGCGCAATGGCGCCTACTCGCTGGTGACCTCGCAGCAGGAAGCGCTGTTCAAGTACTACCTGAAAAATGGCTCGTTCGCCGACCTGAACAACATCATGTTCTATTACCTGTCGTTCACCACCAGCCCGGCGCGCCTGGCCGGTGGGGCGGTGCTGGTGCACGAGACCCTGGATCAGGTCAAGGAGCCACGCCAGGCCTGGGGTTACAATGCCGGTCAGCGTCGCGTGCGTCGCGCGCCGAACCTGGCCTACGACACCCCGATCGCTGCCGCCGACGGTCTGCGCACCGCCGACGACACGGACATGTTCAACGGTGCCCCGGATCGCTATGACTGGAAGCTGGTGGGCAAGAAGGAAATCTACATCCCGTACAACAACTACAAGGTCACCAGCCCGGACGTTAAGTACGCGGATCTGCTGAAGGTCGGCCATATCAACCCGGCGTATACCCGCAACGAACTGCATCGCGTCTGGGTCGTCGAGGGGACGCTGAAATCCGGCGCCCGCCATATCTACTCCAAGCGCACTCTGTTCCTCGACGAGGATAGCTGGCAAGCTGCCGTGGTCGATCAGTACGACGGTCGCGGTGATCTGTGGCGCGTTTCCATCGCCTACCTGAAAAACTATTACGACCTGCCGACCACCTGGACCGCGCTCGACGTGTTCCATGATCTGCAGGCGCGTCGTTACCATGTGCAGAACCTCGACAACGAGGAAAGCAATACCATCGACTTCAGCCAGCCGATTCCGGACGACGGTTACTTCAAACCGGCCGCCCTGCGTCGCCGCGGTACGCGTTGA
- a CDS encoding WD40/YVTN/BNR-like repeat-containing protein — MSEPVMRRTPCSLASTQERKLTLRFHSPLTKALSLCGVMSLLTLGAMPLHAETSAASSVFAIESPKALHSLLLDVVNTGKRLVAVGDRGHILYSDDLGQHWNQAKVPTRQMLTALYFVDDQHGWAVGHDAQILATTDGGLTWIKQFEDLEREAPLLDVWFKDLQTGFAVGAYGALLETLDGGKSWEDISDRLDNEDAYHLNAIAAVKDSGLFVVGEMGVMFRSADWGETWERIEKPPYEGSLFGVMGTDQPATLLAYGLRGHLFRSTDFGDSWQQIPLQKAGNGPLEFGLSGGARLADGSLVIVGNGGSVLRSDDGGRSFSLFNRPDRQSLAAVAAGDKGQLVLVGQGGVRLATATGADLAAQ, encoded by the coding sequence ATGAGTGAGCCCGTCATGCGGCGCACCCCATGCAGCCTTGCGTCGACTCAGGAACGCAAGCTGACGCTCCGTTTTCATTCGCCGTTGACCAAAGCGCTCTCGCTGTGCGGTGTGATGTCCTTGCTGACACTTGGAGCCATGCCACTGCACGCAGAAACCTCCGCTGCATCCTCCGTATTCGCCATCGAGTCGCCCAAGGCGTTGCACAGCCTGCTGCTCGATGTGGTCAACACCGGCAAGCGACTCGTTGCCGTGGGCGACCGTGGCCATATCCTCTATTCCGACGATCTGGGACAGCACTGGAACCAGGCCAAGGTGCCGACCCGGCAGATGCTCACCGCCCTGTATTTCGTCGATGATCAGCACGGCTGGGCCGTGGGTCACGATGCGCAGATTCTCGCGACCACCGACGGAGGCCTGACCTGGATCAAGCAGTTCGAGGATCTGGAGCGCGAAGCGCCGCTGCTCGACGTCTGGTTCAAGGATCTGCAGACCGGCTTCGCGGTCGGTGCCTATGGCGCGTTGCTGGAAACCCTCGATGGCGGCAAGAGCTGGGAGGACATCAGCGATCGCCTGGACAACGAGGACGCCTATCACCTCAATGCCATCGCGGCGGTCAAGGACAGTGGACTGTTCGTGGTCGGTGAGATGGGTGTGATGTTCCGTTCCGCGGATTGGGGCGAGACCTGGGAGCGTATCGAGAAACCACCCTACGAGGGATCGCTGTTCGGTGTCATGGGCACTGATCAGCCAGCCACCTTGCTGGCTTACGGCCTGCGCGGCCACCTGTTCCGCTCCACCGATTTTGGCGACAGTTGGCAGCAGATTCCGCTGCAGAAAGCCGGTAACGGCCCGCTGGAGTTCGGCCTTTCTGGTGGTGCACGCCTGGCCGATGGCTCGCTGGTGATCGTCGGCAATGGCGGCAGCGTGCTGCGCAGCGACGATGGCGGACGCAGCTTCAGCCTGTTCAATCGTCCGGATCGTCAGTCCCTGGCCGCCGTGGCTGCCGGTGACAAGGGTCAGTTGGTGCTGGTGGGGCAGGGCGGTGTGCGCCTGGCTACCGCTACCGGTGCCGACCTGGCCGCACAATAA